A part of Phoenix dactylifera cultivar Barhee BC4 chromosome 2, palm_55x_up_171113_PBpolish2nd_filt_p, whole genome shotgun sequence genomic DNA contains:
- the LOC120104612 gene encoding uncharacterized protein LOC120104612, giving the protein MDHSTAAQRVRAVVMGFVTAPGGGVEERGHLGSEPEDVPATLGEDGSEADYIHCPEICLLYETRLSGEGLSRLRRRMERDWETYAVDSQGLSGGILVLWRRGVATIDVFHNCSQQVIMVISTPDAAPWVLCGVYASTDHRVRRILWQEITDLTAQGIPAVVIGDFNCILSQDEKRGALPSRIEWTGGSSSWDIVRDAWRIPVHGDPMQQVSRKLELTKRRLRRWNRVVVGDIFRRLEGVESSIAELQRKEDLGGTLPEVDMADLRGLLATHHSLLRQHEIFWRQKSRVQWVSEGDRNTRFFHRSTIIRRRRSMIHSLRDGSGHRVESEPAIRQSLLDFFRTRWTVDEEASDGDRPLRVDVGIRDVESVALAGVDVGGTGGSLGQGPGT; this is encoded by the exons ATGGACCATTCTACTGCCGCCCAGCGGGTTAGGGCAGTTGTTATGGGGTTTGTAACCGCACCTGGTGGAGGGGTGGAGGAGCGAGGCCACCTGGGTTCTGAGCCTGAGGATGTCCCCGCGACTTTAGGAGAGGATGGATCTGAGGCCGACTAT ATTCATTGTCCGGAGATCTGTCTCCTTTATGAGACCCGATTATCTGGTGAGGGGCTCAGCCGGCTGAGGCGGCGTATGGAAAGGGATTGGGAGACCTATGCAGTTGATTCCCAGGGGTTGTCGGGAGGGATTTTGGTTCTGTGGAGGCGGGGTGTGGCGACGATTGATGTCTTCCACAACTGCTCTCAACAAGTAATCATGGTCATATCAACACCCGACGCTGCTCCATGGGTTCTGTGTGGTGTATATGCTAGCACGGATCACCGGGTCAGGAGGATCCTTTGGCAGGAGATTACCGATCTGACCGCCCAGGGTATTCCGGCGGTAGTGATTGGTGATTTTAACTGTATTCTGAGTCAGGATGAGAAGCGGGGGGCGCTGCCTTCACGGATCGAGTGGACAGGAGGGAGTTCC TCTTGGGATATTGTTCGCGATGCGTGGCGGATTCCTGTGCATGGCGATCCCATGCAACAGGTCTCACGCAAACTCGAGTTGACCAAAAGACGCCTTCGTCGATGGAATCGTGTGGTTGTGGGTGATATCTTCCGGCGACTGGAGGGCGTAGAGTCCTCGATCGCCGAGCTGCAAAGGAAGGAAGATTTAGGAGGTACGCTCCCAGAGGTTGATATGGCTGATCTCCGGGGATTGCTCGCAACCCACCACTCGTTGTTACGTCAACATGAGATCTTCTGGCGTCAGAAATCTCGCGTGCAGTGGGTTAGCGAGGGGGATCGTAATACTAGATTCTTCCATCGGTCTACTATCATACGGAGACGGAGGAGCATGATTCACTCTCTGCGAGATGGGTCCGGACACCGGGTAGAGAGCGAGCCTGCTATCCGCCAGTCCTTACTTGACTTTTTCCGCACTAGATGGACGGTGGATGAGGAGGCCAGCGATGGGGACCGCCCGCTGAGGGTGGATGTGGGCATTCGTGATGTCGAGAGTGTAGCCTTGGCCGGTGTCGACGTTGGAGGTACAGGAGGCAGTCTGGGACAAGGCCCCGGGACCTGA